From Microbacterium sp. CGR2:
GCGTGGCGTCATCGGCTTCCTCATCGCGATCGCGATCGGAACTCCCCTGGGGCTGCTCCTCGCCGAGTGGAAGCCGCTGCGCCGTGCCGCAGGCCCCCTCATCTCCGGGCTGACGGTGCTGCCGTCGGTCGCGTGGGTCCCCGCCGCCATCATCTGGTTCGGACTGTCCGACGCCACGGTCTACTTCGTGATCCTGATGGGCGCGATCCCCTCGATCGTCAACGGCCTGCTCTCCGGCATCGATCAGGTGCCGCCGCAGTTGCGCCGGGTCGGGACGGTGTTGGGCGCGAGCCGTTGGCAGCTCGCCACCGTCGTCGTGCTTCCGGCGGCGCTGCCCGGCTACGTCGCGGGGCTCAAGCAGGGGTGGGCGTTCTCCTGGCGGTCGCTGATGGCGGCGGAGATCATCACCGTCGGAGGCTCCATCGGGTTCGGGCTCGGATCGATGCTCAATCAGTCGCGGGAGCTCGCCGACCTCGCCAGCGTGCTCGGTACGATTCTGCTGATCCTCGCGATCGGCATCCTGATCGAGCTGGCCATCTTCGGTCCGCTGGAACGACGGATGCTGCGCAGCCGCGGTTTCGTCGTGGGAGGCGACCGATGACCGGAACAGTCACACTGGTGGGCGCGGGCCCCGGCGACGCCGGCCTGCTCACCGTGCGCGGACTCCGCGCCCTGCAGGACGCCGATGTCATCGTCGCCGACCGGCTCGGCGCCCGCGCCGTCCTCGACCAGCTGGCCGCGGACGGGGTGCAGCTCTCCGCCGAGGTGATCGACGTCGGCAAGCTGCCCGGTCACCACCCGGTGCCGCAGGACGGCATCAACGCCCTGCTGGTCCAGCTCGCCTCCGCCGGTCGCCGAGTCGTGCGACTGAAGGGCGGCGACCCCTTCGTCTACGGCCGCGGTCGTGAAGAGCAGCAGCACTGCGAGGATGCCGGAATCCCCGTCGAGGTCGTGCCGGGGGTCACCAGTGCCGTGTCGGTGCCGGCCGTTGCGGGAATCCCGTTGACGCACCGCGGCATCGCGGCATCCTTCACCGTCCTCAGCGGACACGACCAGATCGATCAGGTTCCCGGCGGCAGCGACCATACGGTGGTGCTGCTGATGGGCGTGAACACGCTCGGGCACTCCGCGCATGTGCTCAGCGCGGGCGCCCGCGGCGTCGACTGCCCGGTCGCGATCACCGAAGACGGGTACGGCGAGCGCGAGCGTGTCACCATCGGCACACTCGGCACGATCGCGCATCTCGCCGCCGGCCGTCAGGTGCGCTCGCCTGCTGTGGTGGTCGTCGGCGAGGTGGTGCGGTTGAGTCCGCATGCGGCATCGGCCCTGTCCGGGTCGGCGCCCGCCGCTGATCGTGCGCCGCGACCGCACTGGGCCGACGCTCTCGATGCCGGGCTCGCCGTCGACACCGGGCTGATCCAGGCAGTCGATTCTCTGTCACCGGCATCCGCCCGCCGCTCTCCGCTCACCTCACTGTTCTCGCGCTCCCGCTGACCCTGCGCCCCTGACCCGCCCTCCGAAAGGCCGTCATGACCTCCTCCGCTCCTGCCCTGCGCGTCGCCATCGTCGGCGCCGGGCCCGCCGGCATCTACGCCGGCAACCTGCTCGCCAACGCGCACGCCGGTGTCGAGATCGACCTGTTCGAGTCTCTCCCGGCGCCCTACGGGCTGATCCGCTACGGCGTCGCCCCCGACCATCCCCGCATCAAAGGCATCGTGAATTCGCTCCACGAGATGCTCGACGCCTTCCCTTCCGAAGGTGCCGCCAGGCGCACGATCCGGTTCATCGGCAACGTCGAGGTCGGTCGGGACATCGCCCTCGACGAGCTTCGCGAGCGCTACCACGCGGTCATCCTCGCGACGGGTGCGATCCGCGATGCCGCGCTCGACATCCCCGGCGTCGACCTCCCCGGCTCGTACGGTGCGGCCGACTTCGTGGCCTGGTTCGACGGCCACCCCGACGTGTCCCGCACCTGGCCCCTCGATGCCTCGTCGGTCGCCGTGATCGGAAACGGCAACGTCGCCCTCGATGTCGCCCGGGTGCTCGCCAAGCATGCCGTCGATCTGCGCACCACCGAGGTACCGGACAACGTCCTCGCCGGTCTCGAGTCGTCTGCGGTGACCGACGTGCACGTGTTCGGTCGTCGCGGTCCTGCCGACATCAAGTTCACGCCCATCGAGCTCCGGGAGCTCGGCGAGGTGAGAGACGTCGACCTCGTGGTCCACGGCGAGGACTTCGACGGTGTGGATGCCGCAACCGCCCCGACGAACCAGCTCAAGGTGATGCTGCGGACGCTGAACAGTTGGCGTGATCGCCCCGTCGGCGCAGCATCCCGTCGGCTCCACCTGCACTTCTGGCACCGCCCGGTCGAGATCATCGGTGAACGCGAGGTCGAGGGCATCCGCTTCGAGCGCACCCGGATCGAGAGTGCGGGAACGGATGCCGGCAAGCTGGTCGGCACCGGCGAGTTCCGCGACTACGCGGTGCAGGCGGTCTATCGTGCCGTGGGCTACTACGGCACGAGAGTGGCGGGAGCTCCGTTCGACGAGGCCCGCGGCGTCGTCCCGAACGACGGCGGTCGGGTCGATGGCGAGGCCGGGCTGTATGCGACGGGGTGGATCAAGCGCGGCCCTGTCGGACTCATCGGGCATACGAAGTCCGATGCGCTCGAGACCGTGACCCACCTGGTGGCGGATGCGGCGGCGGGGATCCTCACGTCCCCGGCCGTGGAGGGCGATGTGCTCGATCTGCTCGACGCCCGCGAGACCGCGTACACGACGTGGGACGGCTGGCTCGCTCTCGACGCGCACGAGCGGCGCCTCGGTGAGACGCACACGCACGCCCGTGAGCGCGTGAAGGTCGTTCCGCGCGAAGAGCAGGTGGCGGTGTCGCGCGACGAAGTCCTCGTCCGATGACCTACGTCATCGCGCTGCCCTGCGTCGATGTGAAGGATCGCGCCTGCATCGACGAGTGCCCCGTCGACTGCATCTACGAGGGTGAACGATCGCTCTACATCCACCCCGACGAGTGCGTGGACTGCGGCGCGTGCGAGCCGGTGTGCCCGGTCGAGGCGATCTACTACGAAGACGACCTCCCCGACGAGTGGCAGGACTACTACAAGGCGAACGTCGAGTTCTTCGACGAGATCGGTTCCCCGGGTGGTGCTGCGAAGGTCGGCGCCTATGACTTCGACCACCCCGTCATCGCGGCCCTTCCGCCTCAGGGGTGACGCTGTGACCGACATCGCTCCCTACGACGTGCTGATCGTCGGCGGAGGCCCCGCCGGGCTCTCCGCCGCACTCAATCTCGGCCGTTCGCTGGCGCGAGTTCTCGTCGTCGACGCGGATCGTCCGCGGAACGCAGCGACCCTGAATTCGCACGGCTTCCTCACGCGCGACGGCGTTCCGCCGCACGAGTTACGCCGCATCGCCCGCGCGGAACTCGACGCCTACCCGAATGTCGAAGTGCGGACGCGCGTGCGGGTGGTGGCGCTGCGAACGGCGGATGCCGGGTTCGAAGCCGAGATCGGGCGACGCACCTCCGAGACGACGGTCTCGGCGCGCACGGTGCTGCTCGCGACCGGGCTGCGGGAGACGCTTCCCGACGTGCCGAATCTGCGCGGATTCTACGGCATGAGCCTGTTCAGCTGCGCGGCCTGCGACGCCTGGGAACTGCAGGGGCGCCGCCTGGCACTCATCGGCGAATCGTCGGATCTGGCTGACCGTGCCCGCCTGATCGGGCGGTGGACGCAGACACTCACCGTCTTCACGAACGGCTCCGACGTGGTGAGCACGGCGGAGGAGGCCGAGCTCGCCGCGTCCGGGGTGACGGTCAAGCGGCATCCGATCGTCGAACTCGTGGGCGATCGGGGGCGCCTGGAAGCGGTGCGCCTCGCCGACGGAACGACACACGCGGTCGACGGCGGTTTCGTCCGCCCGGAATGGGAGACCGAGCTGTCCTTCCTCGACGGGATCACCCCCGCGGTCGACGACGCAGGGAATCTGATCACCGACCGCTCCGGACGCACGCTCGTTGCGGGACTGTACGCCGCCGGTGATGCCGCGGCTCCCGGCCCGCAGCAGCTCATCGTCGCCGCGGGCGCCGGTGCGCGCGTGGCCGCCGTCATCGTGCATGACACGATCGGCGTCGCCACCGCGCACTGAGTCTGCGCCGGACACCGCTCACGGCGGGACTAGGCTGACCGGCATGACGCGCCACTCGCAGGTCTCACCGCTGTCCCGTATCGCCGCCGCCGCGGTGGTAGCCGTCGCCCTGCTCCCTCTCAGCGGCTGCCTGTCCGCTCAGATCCCGACGACTCAGCCCTCGGAGACCACCCCGTCGAGTGAACCCGAAGCCACCGGGGAGCCCACCGACGATCCTGCCGGCTCAGCGACGGTCACGTTCGATGAAGGCGCCGACCTTCCGACCACCGCATACATCGAGTGGGGCGACGGCTTCATGGCCGACGAAGCGTGGAAGACGGTGTCACCTGACGACGGCAACGGCGGATGGACGTATGGCACGGCCGACGACAGCTGCACCGCGCAGTTCTGGCAGGGCCGCATCAGCGACGTTCCCGTGGTCGAGGGCGATGACAGCATGTCCTCCGACGCCATCCTCGGTGTGCTCCTGGACAGCCCGACGGAAGAGATCACCGCCGTCGCCACGACCGGCGAGTTCAGCAACCAGATCGGCGGCACCGGGGGCGTCGAAACCCGTCAGGTCATCGGCGCAGAGGGCGACCGCACCTGGCTGATGGCCGCGCGAGCGTTCACCAACGTCGGTGTCGGTCTGTATGTGATCGTCGACTGCACCGGCGCGGGAGCGAATGCAGAAGCGACCATGGAGCTCGTGAACGAAGCGAACGCGGTCGTCATCACTGACTGAACCGGCGCCGGAGCGCTCACTTCCCGCCGGGCGGGCCGACGAGCAGCAGGATCACGTACAGGGCGACGATGCCGACCGCGAGCAGCACCGCCAGCATCCAGGGGCGCCGCAGGAACCATCGCATCAGTCGGTCGTACCACCGGCGATCGCGCGGGTCGTCGGTCGCGTCGAGACGCCATGATCCGTCGAGCCGGCCGGTGCGGTGCAGCCAGATCTCCGTGGGGATCGTCGCATAGGGGACGACCGCACTGATGACGGCGAGCGCTGCCACCCCGAGGTGCCACCGCTGGTTCACGGCGACGAGCAGGGCGGTGGCGGCGTAGGCGAGGAAGACGAACCCGTGGATACCGCCGCCGACGGTCACCACGATCCCGGGCGCACCGACGGCCCTGGCGATGATCGCAGCGATCAAGATCGTCCAGGTGATGGCCTCCGCGATGGCAAGAACTCGGAAAAGGCGGTCGGGGGTGCGGAACACGGGACTCCTCGGGTGGGGTCCTCCCAGCGTATCCGGGGCGGAAGCGTGGAGTCGCCGGGGAATAGGGAGTCCGGGGGCGATGTTGCCGAAGGCATGGTGACAGTGGACGCAGACGCGCTCTCGCAGGTGCTCGGCGCCGTCGATCTGCGCGTCGGCGTGGGCCGGGGAACGACGCTTGCGGCGGGAGCGCTGCTGCCCCTCCCGCTCGGCCGCGTCACCCTCGTGTACATCGCGGAGGGCAGCGTGCACGGCCAACCGCCCCTCGCCCGCGGATGCCGTCTCGATGTCGACTCCGACGGAGACACGCTCACGGTCGAACCTTTCGCGCGTCCTGAGCCACTCGTCGCCGGCGATGCATTCCTCACTCTGGGCCGCTCACCGTTGGGACTCGAGGCGGAGGAGGCCACCAGCCTGATCGTCGTCGACCTGGAACTGGCCGATGCCGGTTCTCCGCTGCACGCTGTGCTCCCCGACTCCATCACCGTCACGGGCTTCGACGCGCTCGAACCGGCCGCAGCGGCGCTCGCTCGGAACATGGGCACGGTGGACGCATCCACGAAGCCCGTCCGCAACGGCGACCCGGTGATCTGCCGCATGATGGCCATGACCGTCCTCCTGTCGGTCATCCGCGCCTGGGCGGCGAACGGCTGCGCACCGGCGGGCTGGCCATCGCTCTCGAACGACCCGTTCCTCGACCGCGTGATCGACGCGATCCACGAAGAGCCGGGGCGTGACTGGACGGTCGAGCGCCTCGCGGGCGTGGGTGCCATGTCGCGCTCGACGTTCGCGGAACGCTTCCGCACCGTCATCGGCCGCTCCCCCGCCGACTACGTCACCGAGGTGCGCATCGAGGCGGCCAAGCGGATGCTCGACACCGGCCGAACCGTGAGCGATGTCTCCCGCGAGTTGGGCTACGCCTCGGACGAGGGTTTCAGCCGGGCGTTCCGCCGCCGCACCGGCATGACTCCGTCGTCCTGGCGCATGGCGCACCGCGCGCCCGTACCGGCGTAGAAAGCCGGGCGGACGGCATCCACCCGGCTTCCCGACAGGCCGTCAGACTCTGGCGCGATTCGACGCGCCGAACAGGACCGCGCCGATCACCAGCGCACCCGCTCCGAGAGCGTAGACGAGCTCGACGCTGAGGGTGTCGACGAGGAATGCGCCCAACCCGGCGGCGATCATGATCGCCCCCTGGAAGCCGACCACGACGAGGCTCCCGCCGGCTTCCAGGCGGTCCGGCATCCGGTGGCCGACCCAGGTGTTCACCACGATCAGCCACGACGCGAAGAACAGACCCCAGACGAAGACGACGATGCCTATCCCGACGACCGAGCCCGAAAGCAGGATCATGGCGGCGACGGCCACGGCGATGACCGTCGGCGCCAGCACCGCGAAGAAGGCGAACGAGCGGTCGATGACGAGTCCGATGACGATGTTGCCGATCAGGCCTCCGGCACCGAACAGCGCCAAGAGCACGACGATCGTCGACGGGTCGACGTCGGGGATGCGTTCCAGAGCGAGGCGCACGTACGTGTAGGCCAGGAAGTGTCCGAGCACCACGAACACGTGCCCGATGAGACCGAGCGAGACACCGGGCCGGCGGATCGTGTCGATGAGCAGCGCGATGCTCGACGCCTGCGCCGCGGGAACCGGCGGAAGGAGCACTCTCAGGGCGATCGCCAGAAGCCCGGTGACGATGCCGGCCAGCGCGAAGGTCGTCCGCCAGTCGACGAGTTCGCTGAGCATCACGCCCAGCGGCACTCCGGCGACGGTGGCGAGAGATGCTCCCGCCGAGGTGAACATCACTGCACGGCCGAGACGCTCCGGACCCGCGACGCGCACGGCGACGGTGATCGACATCGACCAGAATGCACTGATGGCGGCGCCCAGCAGGAAACGGGCGAGGAGAACGATCACGAGGTTCGGGGAGATCGCCACGATGAGGTTCGACGCGGCGGCAGCGAGCGCCATCCAGACCAACAGCGACCGGCGGTCGAGTCGCGGAAACATCAGACCGATCGTCGGAGCGACGAGGAGCCCCACCAACGCGGTGACCGTGACGGTCTGACCTGCCTGCCCGGGGGTGACGTTCAGCGCGTCCGCCATCTCGGTGAGGATCCCG
This genomic window contains:
- the cobA gene encoding uroporphyrinogen-III C-methyltransferase, with the protein product MTGTVTLVGAGPGDAGLLTVRGLRALQDADVIVADRLGARAVLDQLAADGVQLSAEVIDVGKLPGHHPVPQDGINALLVQLASAGRRVVRLKGGDPFVYGRGREEQQHCEDAGIPVEVVPGVTSAVSVPAVAGIPLTHRGIAASFTVLSGHDQIDQVPGGSDHTVVLLMGVNTLGHSAHVLSAGARGVDCPVAITEDGYGERERVTIGTLGTIAHLAAGRQVRSPAVVVVGEVVRLSPHAASALSGSAPAADRAPRPHWADALDAGLAVDTGLIQAVDSLSPASARRSPLTSLFSRSR
- a CDS encoding DUF3817 domain-containing protein codes for the protein MFRTPDRLFRVLAIAEAITWTILIAAIIARAVGAPGIVVTVGGGIHGFVFLAYAATALLVAVNQRWHLGVAALAVISAVVPYATIPTEIWLHRTGRLDGSWRLDATDDPRDRRWYDRLMRWFLRRPWMLAVLLAVGIVALYVILLLVGPPGGK
- a CDS encoding ABC transporter permease yields the protein MPPETTAPARATAPVETKDADDLRTLSAGLDRLQSAEGDRRPRWRATVSKVLPPIVLLLALVAAWQFAVVIAAPRPDIAPGPVHVAGALGDAWESGRLQEAVLTSLERGVIGFLIAIAIGTPLGLLLAEWKPLRRAAGPLISGLTVLPSVAWVPAAIIWFGLSDATVYFVILMGAIPSIVNGLLSGIDQVPPQLRRVGTVLGASRWQLATVVVLPAALPGYVAGLKQGWAFSWRSLMAAEIITVGGSIGFGLGSMLNQSRELADLASVLGTILLILAIGILIELAIFGPLERRMLRSRGFVVGGDR
- a CDS encoding NAD(P)/FAD-dependent oxidoreductase, which produces MTDIAPYDVLIVGGGPAGLSAALNLGRSLARVLVVDADRPRNAATLNSHGFLTRDGVPPHELRRIARAELDAYPNVEVRTRVRVVALRTADAGFEAEIGRRTSETTVSARTVLLATGLRETLPDVPNLRGFYGMSLFSCAACDAWELQGRRLALIGESSDLADRARLIGRWTQTLTVFTNGSDVVSTAEEAELAASGVTVKRHPIVELVGDRGRLEAVRLADGTTHAVDGGFVRPEWETELSFLDGITPAVDDAGNLITDRSGRTLVAGLYAAGDAAAPGPQQLIVAAGAGARVAAVIVHDTIGVATAH
- a CDS encoding helix-turn-helix domain-containing protein, with translation MVTVDADALSQVLGAVDLRVGVGRGTTLAAGALLPLPLGRVTLVYIAEGSVHGQPPLARGCRLDVDSDGDTLTVEPFARPEPLVAGDAFLTLGRSPLGLEAEEATSLIVVDLELADAGSPLHAVLPDSITVTGFDALEPAAAALARNMGTVDASTKPVRNGDPVICRMMAMTVLLSVIRAWAANGCAPAGWPSLSNDPFLDRVIDAIHEEPGRDWTVERLAGVGAMSRSTFAERFRTVIGRSPADYVTEVRIEAAKRMLDTGRTVSDVSRELGYASDEGFSRAFRRRTGMTPSSWRMAHRAPVPA
- a CDS encoding FAD-dependent oxidoreductase — its product is MTSSAPALRVAIVGAGPAGIYAGNLLANAHAGVEIDLFESLPAPYGLIRYGVAPDHPRIKGIVNSLHEMLDAFPSEGAARRTIRFIGNVEVGRDIALDELRERYHAVILATGAIRDAALDIPGVDLPGSYGAADFVAWFDGHPDVSRTWPLDASSVAVIGNGNVALDVARVLAKHAVDLRTTEVPDNVLAGLESSAVTDVHVFGRRGPADIKFTPIELRELGEVRDVDLVVHGEDFDGVDAATAPTNQLKVMLRTLNSWRDRPVGAASRRLHLHFWHRPVEIIGEREVEGIRFERTRIESAGTDAGKLVGTGEFRDYAVQAVYRAVGYYGTRVAGAPFDEARGVVPNDGGRVDGEAGLYATGWIKRGPVGLIGHTKSDALETVTHLVADAAAGILTSPAVEGDVLDLLDARETAYTTWDGWLALDAHERRLGETHTHARERVKVVPREEQVAVSRDEVLVR
- a CDS encoding MFS transporter, translating into MTTTAPTPTVATSRTEKIRYGGLIVVMMMSFLLVTAEFLPNGILTEMADALNVTPGQAGQTVTVTALVGLLVAPTIGLMFPRLDRRSLLVWMALAAAASNLIVAISPNLVIVLLARFLLGAAISAFWSMSITVAVRVAGPERLGRAVMFTSAGASLATVAGVPLGVMLSELVDWRTTFALAGIVTGLLAIALRVLLPPVPAAQASSIALLIDTIRRPGVSLGLIGHVFVVLGHFLAYTYVRLALERIPDVDPSTIVVLLALFGAGGLIGNIVIGLVIDRSFAFFAVLAPTVIAVAVAAMILLSGSVVGIGIVVFVWGLFFASWLIVVNTWVGHRMPDRLEAGGSLVVVGFQGAIMIAAGLGAFLVDTLSVELVYALGAGALVIGAVLFGASNRARV
- the fdxA gene encoding ferredoxin, translated to MTYVIALPCVDVKDRACIDECPVDCIYEGERSLYIHPDECVDCGACEPVCPVEAIYYEDDLPDEWQDYYKANVEFFDEIGSPGGAAKVGAYDFDHPVIAALPPQG